From the Thermococcus sp. M39 genome, one window contains:
- a CDS encoding stage II sporulation protein M — translation MNKSKIFLALLGTFLIGVSLGIVFTVLNPQFAGNLFSNLKQIFSGKLDGIQDSFSLFKLIFLNNTRVAILAAFGGVLFGVVPLGILFFNGFLVGIVVEYSYLQGENLTKILLSIVPHGIVEIPAFAIAGLGGIVWYLEIIKGEGTVGERFRKGFRIAIKMLGIAIFLLLIAAFIEAYITPRLAGYNL, via the coding sequence ATGAATAAGAGCAAGATTTTCCTAGCTCTCCTTGGAACATTTTTGATTGGAGTTTCATTAGGGATAGTTTTTACGGTCTTAAATCCACAGTTTGCAGGGAATTTATTCTCAAATTTAAAACAGATTTTTAGTGGCAAGCTTGATGGAATCCAAGACAGCTTCAGCCTTTTCAAACTGATATTCCTAAACAACACACGAGTGGCAATTTTAGCAGCTTTTGGCGGTGTATTGTTCGGTGTTGTGCCGTTAGGGATTCTCTTCTTTAACGGCTTCTTAGTTGGAATTGTTGTGGAATACTCATATCTCCAAGGCGAAAACTTAACAAAAATCTTGCTCTCAATTGTGCCTCACGGAATCGTTGAAATCCCCGCATTTGCAATCGCGGGTTTAGGCGGAATTGTATGGTATTTAGAGATTATTAAGGGAGAGGGTACTGTTGGGGAGAGATTTAGAAAAGGATTTAGAATAGCGATAAAAATGCTCGGTATAGCAATTTTCTTGCTTTTAATTGCAGCGTTTATTGAAGCTTATATTACTCCACGGCTAGCTGGTTATAACCTTTGA
- a CDS encoding lipoate protein ligase C-terminal domain-containing protein — protein MKRIGEHKAKKGLIRFEIEERDGIAESVKITGDFFVYPENTIEELEKELEGHKLEELEHIIDEFFAMRLDVEMPYINVEDFKIALKNALRGENE, from the coding sequence ATGAAGAGAATTGGAGAACATAAAGCAAAGAAAGGACTGATAAGGTTTGAGATTGAGGAAAGGGATGGAATTGCAGAGAGCGTCAAAATTACTGGAGATTTCTTCGTATATCCAGAGAATACCATTGAAGAGCTCGAAAAGGAATTAGAAGGACATAAACTTGAAGAGCTTGAGCATATAATTGATGAGTTTTTTGCAATGAGATTAGATGTTGAAATGCCCTATATAAATGTTGAAGATTTTAAAATAGCGCTAAAGAATGCGTTGAGGGGAGAAAATGAATAA
- a CDS encoding DUF354 domain-containing protein has product MKIWIDIVNSPHAHFFKGIIRELEKRGHEILVTTREFDGLTDILDMLGIEYYVVGKHGGSTLEGKLIASAERQYKLAKLIIEEKPDLCIYKNSPEAPRVAYGLRIPTIGFVDNDTSIPVNKLMLPFTNRVIYPKAIDAYDLIRCGADANSLRPINGFPELAHLYGFKPNTAPLNELGLEKYNYIVMRTEPIKANYFNGDAEKSILEGIIPLLPDLPIVLFPRTEEQAKRFERFENVIIPEHVTDSLSLLYYAKLMIGAGGTMNREALALGTPTISTYPGKLLAVTKWLISLGIKHHSTNPIEVASKAWEMIRKNGAYRNYIRSVVSALDNPIDVMLEEIETYEEFGTFTPLQNSKVITS; this is encoded by the coding sequence ATGAAGATATGGATTGACATTGTAAATTCACCTCATGCTCACTTTTTCAAGGGTATAATTAGAGAGCTCGAGAAGAGGGGTCATGAAATTTTAGTTACAACGAGAGAGTTTGACGGACTAACTGACATTCTTGACATGCTTGGAATTGAATACTACGTTGTTGGTAAGCATGGAGGATCAACCTTAGAAGGTAAGCTTATTGCAAGTGCTGAGAGGCAGTATAAACTTGCGAAGCTGATAATTGAAGAGAAACCAGACTTATGCATTTATAAAAATTCCCCCGAAGCTCCAAGAGTAGCTTATGGGCTGAGAATCCCAACGATTGGGTTTGTTGATAATGACACTTCAATTCCTGTTAACAAACTCATGCTGCCATTCACAAACAGAGTTATTTACCCAAAAGCCATTGATGCCTACGACTTAATTAGATGTGGGGCAGATGCAAACTCTTTGAGACCAATTAATGGATTTCCAGAGCTAGCCCACTTGTATGGGTTTAAACCAAATACAGCACCTTTAAATGAACTTGGACTTGAGAAATACAACTACATCGTTATGAGGACTGAGCCAATAAAAGCAAACTACTTCAACGGAGATGCAGAAAAAAGCATCCTTGAGGGCATAATTCCTCTTCTCCCAGATCTTCCAATAGTTCTGTTCCCGAGAACAGAGGAGCAGGCAAAGAGGTTTGAGCGCTTCGAGAATGTTATAATTCCAGAGCATGTAACAGACAGCCTAAGCCTCCTTTACTACGCAAAGCTCATGATCGGAGCTGGAGGAACTATGAACAGAGAGGCATTAGCATTAGGCACTCCAACGATTTCAACGTATCCCGGGAAGCTTTTGGCAGTTACAAAGTGGCTTATAAGTCTAGGAATTAAACACCACTCAACTAATCCAATTGAAGTTGCAAGCAAAGCGTGGGAGATGATCAGAAAGAACGGTGCGTATCGGAATTACATTCGCAGTGTTGTTTCCGCTCTTGATAATCCAATTGATGTAATGCTGGAAGAAATAGAAACGTATGAGGAATTCGGAACTTTCACTCCGCTACAAAACTCAAAGGTTATAACCAGCTAG